From Halorubrum salinarum, the proteins below share one genomic window:
- a CDS encoding hemolysin family protein: MDLTIAFVGVGAILVLTAVSAFFSSSELAVFSVPTHRIESLVATDAPGARALSALRDDSHRFLVTALVSNNVANIAAASVATAVFVRFGFSGGEAATGSTLVTSVFVIVFGEIAPKSYAVANAEKHALRVSRIVVAIQRVLRPVLYVFEALSGVVNRVTGGESDIESYLTREEIATLVRSGEAAGALDPDEGAMIRGVLDLETTTVAAVMVPRTDVVSLPRTATPSDALSTAASEGVTRMPVYGENRDDVVGVVDVRDAIRADAAGADLASALSEPAFVPETKPLDELFAEMRASEARMVIVVDEHGAVVGIATLEDLFEEVVGELVGRWETDAVAVVAPDAAVVRGWTTVSHLNETLGLALPADAGAETVAGLVTRQLGRLPREGDRVAVGAVTLAVTGATATRVTRIRVEHADENGFAQDAPDGGAAETA; the protein is encoded by the coding sequence ATGGACCTCACGATCGCGTTCGTCGGCGTCGGCGCCATCCTCGTGTTGACCGCCGTGAGCGCCTTCTTCTCCAGTTCCGAGCTCGCGGTGTTCTCCGTCCCCACCCACCGGATCGAATCGCTCGTCGCGACGGACGCCCCGGGCGCCCGGGCGCTGTCGGCGCTGCGCGACGACTCGCACCGCTTCCTCGTCACGGCGCTGGTGAGCAACAACGTCGCCAACATCGCGGCCGCGTCGGTCGCGACCGCGGTGTTCGTCCGGTTCGGCTTCTCCGGCGGCGAGGCCGCCACGGGGTCGACGCTCGTGACCTCGGTGTTCGTCATCGTCTTCGGCGAGATCGCGCCGAAGTCGTACGCGGTCGCGAACGCAGAGAAGCACGCGCTCCGCGTCTCGCGGATCGTCGTCGCGATCCAGCGCGTGCTCCGACCGGTGCTGTACGTGTTCGAGGCGCTGTCGGGCGTCGTCAACCGGGTCACGGGCGGCGAGTCGGACATCGAGTCGTACCTCACCCGCGAGGAGATCGCGACGCTCGTGCGCTCCGGCGAGGCCGCGGGCGCGCTCGACCCCGACGAGGGCGCGATGATCCGCGGCGTCCTCGATCTGGAGACCACGACCGTCGCCGCGGTGATGGTCCCCCGCACCGACGTGGTCTCGCTCCCGCGGACGGCGACCCCGTCGGACGCGCTCTCGACGGCCGCGAGCGAGGGCGTCACCCGGATGCCCGTCTACGGCGAGAACCGCGACGACGTGGTCGGCGTCGTCGACGTGCGCGACGCGATCCGCGCCGACGCGGCGGGCGCCGACCTCGCGAGCGCGCTCAGCGAGCCGGCGTTCGTCCCCGAGACGAAGCCCCTCGACGAGCTGTTCGCGGAGATGCGCGCCAGCGAGGCGCGGATGGTGATCGTCGTCGACGAGCACGGCGCGGTCGTCGGGATCGCGACGCTGGAGGACCTCTTCGAGGAGGTCGTCGGCGAGCTGGTCGGGCGGTGGGAGACCGACGCCGTCGCCGTCGTCGCGCCCGACGCGGCGGTCGTCCGCGGCTGGACGACCGTCTCGCACCTCAACGAGACGCTCGGGCTCGCGCTCCCCGCGGACGCGGGCGCCGAGACCGTCGCGGGGCTCGTCACCCGACAGCTCGGGCGGCTGCCCCGGGAGGGCGACCGCGTCGCCGTCGGCGCCGTCACGCTCGCCGTCACCGGGGCGACCGCGACGCGGGTCACGCGCATCCGGGTGGAACACGCGGACGAGAACGGGTTCGCGCAGGATGCGCCCGACGGCGGCGCGGCCGAGACGGCGTGA
- a CDS encoding DUF7504 family protein, producing MVSRWACGRCGFVAWTRERSAMAEVTGSHLLAHHSDALSKSDFRVSWNCPYCATAKTAYDTDEAVAEFKSHLHDHVVDRIEDGVHVADRIGWDGVVRVDAAATDDEADALRAHFHDAAGIAVAVTPTPERLVRALDERLDSWPRRTVIVSTGEYDFEATPDVDFEGVDIEIVELDPRLSPDEVGETVSRILDANHEPGERVSLEVSVFHQIVAAFDVERAVEFVRMLAARLADAGGVLQLYVDADADRNVATVLNLLDETIDLTVAVDDGRFVRRP from the coding sequence ATGGTGAGCCGCTGGGCGTGTGGCCGATGCGGGTTCGTCGCGTGGACGCGGGAGCGGTCGGCGATGGCCGAGGTGACGGGATCGCACCTGCTCGCGCACCACTCCGACGCGCTCTCGAAGTCCGACTTCCGCGTGAGCTGGAACTGCCCGTACTGCGCCACGGCCAAGACCGCTTACGACACCGACGAGGCCGTCGCCGAGTTCAAGTCGCACCTCCACGACCACGTGGTTGACCGGATCGAAGACGGGGTTCACGTGGCGGACCGGATCGGCTGGGACGGCGTCGTCCGGGTCGACGCGGCGGCGACCGACGACGAGGCCGACGCGCTCCGGGCGCACTTCCACGACGCGGCCGGGATCGCGGTGGCCGTGACTCCCACGCCGGAGCGGCTGGTCCGCGCGCTCGACGAGCGGCTCGACTCGTGGCCCCGCCGGACGGTGATCGTCTCGACCGGCGAGTACGACTTCGAGGCGACGCCCGACGTCGACTTCGAGGGCGTCGACATCGAGATCGTCGAGCTCGACCCGCGGCTCTCGCCCGACGAGGTCGGCGAGACCGTCTCGCGCATCCTCGACGCCAACCACGAGCCCGGCGAGCGCGTGTCGCTCGAGGTGAGCGTCTTCCACCAGATCGTCGCCGCCTTCGACGTCGAGCGCGCGGTCGAGTTCGTCCGGATGCTCGCCGCGCGCCTCGCCGACGCCGGCGGGGTGTTACAGCTGTACGTCGACGCCGACGCGGACCGCAACGTCGCCACCGTCCTGAACCTCCTCGACGAGACGATCGACCTGACCGTCGCCGTCGACGACGGGCGGTTCGTCCGGCGGCCCTGA